One stretch of Rhizoctonia solani chromosome 8, complete sequence DNA includes these proteins:
- a CDS encoding GTP-binding protein YPT5: MSRQLQYKLVLLGESAVGKSSLVIRFVKGNYEEFRESTIGAAFLTQTVALEDQTVVKFEIWDTAGQERYKSLAPMYYRNAHCAVVVYDITQQASLDKAKTWIRELQRQADPSIVIALCGNKSDLAARRQVTQEEAKKYADEEGLMWGETSAKSGEGVQEVFTSIAQKLPLTASPPASARAAASSAKRGVDLNKGQGGTGQGEACNC; the protein is encoded by the exons ATGTCTCGTCAGCTTCAGTATAAACTTGTTCTTCTAGGAGAGTCAGCAGTGGGCAAATCAAGTCTGGTTATCCGATTTGTCAAAG GAAATTACGAGGAATTCAGGGAAAGTACTATCGGAGCTGCTTTCCTAACCCAAACTGTCGCACTTGAGGATCAAACTGTGGTCAAGTTTGAGATATG GGATACAGCTGGCCAGGAACGGTACAAG TCGCTG GCACCCATGTATTATCGCAACGCACACTGCGCAGTTGTTGTCTACGATATAACGCAACAG GCATCTTTGGACAAGGCCAAGACTTGGATCCGTGAACTCCAGCGACAGGCTGACCCATCCATCGTTATCGCACTGTGTGGGAATAAGTCTGATTTGGCTGCTCGTAGGCAGGTTACTCAAGAG GAGGCAAAGAAATATGCTGATGAAGAGGGATTGATGTGGGGAGAGACTAGTGCAAAGTCCGGGGAAGGTGTTCAAGAAGTATTTACTTCGATTG CCCAAAAACTTCCTCTTACTGCGTCACCTCCTGCGTCAGCGCGAGCTGCTGCATCCAGTGCGAAGCGTGGCGTGGATCTCAACAAGGGCCAGGGTGGAACAGGCCAAGGGGAAGCATGCAACTGCTAA
- a CDS encoding ribosomal RNA processing protein 1: MSNPSSSLRPKQEVPPLGKYLASTEKKTRDKAIKSLATFLSDDSQKSMSPSERAKLWKGLFYCFWMSDKPLVQQDLSSELANLVLVIPTLDSAIGFIRGFWEAIVREWSGIDRYRHGWDAEGCDSINDIFQGNGGPLCPDDKKVPASLSYHLADIYLEELDKALDTNDDDHKLPLITLLRPFINLSACTPNKITYSRMQTALFTPLLDALVFRATPLDSDNIDSQQRKRKRSSETYPNILESICKCTSQAGATPSTGNSQDTAKDILNAIFEAAGHIDTKDANRKKMYALWKQRMEEIEGSPEVDGVN, translated from the exons ATGTCTAACCCAAGCAGCTCATTGCGCCCAAAACAAGAAGTGCCACCTTTAGGAAAGTACCTTGCATCGACGG AGAAGAAGACGCGGGACAAGGCAATTAAATCACTTGCGACCTTTCTCTCAGATGACTCGCAGAAGTCCATGTCCCCTTCTGAGAGAGCTAAGTTGTGGAAAGGTCTTTTCTACT GCTTCTGGATGTCAGACAAACCACTGGTGCAACAGGATCTCTCATCCGAACTCGCCAATTTGGTTTTGGTCATTCCCACACTTGATTCAGCAATCGGCTTCATACGTGGTTTTTGGGAAGCTATAGTCAGAGAATGGTCAGGCATTGACCGGTATAG GCACGGGTGGGACGCAGAAGGATGCGATTCAATAAACGATATTTTTCAGGGAAACGGTGGCCCCCTTTG CCCAGATGATAAGAAAGTTCCTGCCAGTTTATCCTATCACCTCGCCGATATATATCTAGAAGAACTTGACAAAGCTCTTGACACAAATGACGAT GATCACAAACTTCCGCTCATCACTCTATTAAGGCCATTCATCAACCTTTCTGCATGCACCCCAAACAAAATAACGTACAGCCGAATGCAAACCGCACTATTCACTCCCCTACTTGATGCACTGGTTTTTCGCGCGACACCACTGGACTCGGATAACATCGATTCTCAACAAAGAAAACGGAAGCGTTCTTCAGAGACGTATCCCAATATTCTCGAATCTATATGCAAATGCACATCACAGGCCGGAGCTACACCCTCGACTGGGAATTCACAAGACACTGCTAAGGATATTTTGAACGCTATATTCGAGGCGGCAGGTCACATAGATACCAAGGATGCTAATAGAAAGAAGATGTATGCACTGTGGAAGCAACGCATGGAAGAGATTGAGGGGTCTCCAGAAGTGGATGGGGTTAATTGA
- a CDS encoding Cyclin, N-terminal domain has protein sequence MSLRYIGSVKIAIKFTERWWERLPNKQLGGKSTTNRPIHSVIYPSYGIGGSSAILIADRAWGQDAAHIGSMVEEGEVHPCPLTKILCDLAKMHDIRDPTTGGIDYDVLLGVLIGHHAWNWGTSEFSSGGYAFFGPSQFTELYSHVTTPIFGLLHFAGEATSVRHSWLVGALSSAFHSLYEIFIAEGQEDLIARLIADDSPFKSAAKYEINLDQTAKQARRSTRNTKHVDQNAGQPTTRSTAARKRAEASKPAAKESASTVALGLKRKALGDNTNAEKKKSTKAADAKGKGKVVKAPMPKAKIAANAASASRATPMKLVVEIPVRKRRRVQPKPVTVATKGPANSSAKASEEVPRHSSDLIESSDHHLALQTTEAPPDIDIQAGEPNQTTKPAPSLLVEKDRLEDEPPAKRLRSSPSPNIPLAQPAHIEPTISSPTQDKDNPFEIGLRSQRIENQPWVDLDAEDENDPAMVSEYVNEIFGYMRELEVQTMPSSIYMNSQPELEWHLRGILMDWLIQVHERFRLLPETLFIAANLIDRFLSMRVVSLVKLQLVGITGLFVAAKYEEIMVPTLQDLLKVADSDYTVEDILAAEKYLLRTLGWDISYPNPMSFLRRVNKAEDYNANTRTLAKFLIEISVVEERLLKYTPSMLAAAGLWLARLILDKPEWDVSLEHYSGYTENKLVRCANVMVNFLLQPIKHESLWRKYSKKKYLRCAIVARKWAEVRWPPEENCSGIDEDSEGFGLVDVDLAAALPYLREQALARAEAQDL, from the exons ATGAGCCTCAGATACATCGGCTCCGTCAAGATTGCAATCAAATTTACAGAGCGCTGGTGGGAAAGGTTGCCCAACAAACAACTTGGAGGGAAATCTACAACTAATCGGCCAATACATTCTGTGATCTACCCGTCTTATGGGATTGGTGGCTCTTCGGCTATTTTGATTGCAGACCGTGCTTGGGGCCAAGATGCGGCTCACATAGGGTCTATGGTTGAGGAAGGTGAGGTTCACCCTTGCCCCCTCACCAAAATACTTTGTGACCTTGCCAAAATGCACGATATTAGAGACCCAACGACAGGAGGCATTGATTATGATGTCTTACTGGGAGTTTTAATTGGTCATCATGCTTGGAATTGGGGTACCTCCGAATTTTCGAGTG GCGGGTATGCATTCTTTGGACCCAGTCAGTTCACTGAACTCTACTCCCATGTGACCACGCCCATTTTTGGATTGCTACATTTTGCGGGTGAGGCAACCAGTGTACGCCATTC CTGGCTTGTTGGCGCGTTGAGTAGCGCGTTCCATAGCCTGTACGAAATT TTTATTGCCGAGGGACAAGAAGATCTGattgctagacttattgcTGATGATTCGCCATTTAAGAGTGCTGCGAAATACGAAATTAACTTGGATCAGACAGCGAAGCAA GCTCGCAGGTCGACGCGAAACACCAAACATGTAGATCAAAATGCTGGCCAGCCAACAACCCGAAGCACTGCGGCTCGTAAGCGTGCAGAGGCCAGCAAGCCGGCTGCAAAGGAATCGGCTTCAACCGTAGCCCTTGGACTCAAGCGTAAGGCATTGGGCGACAACACCAATGCTGAGAAGAAGAAGTCTACCAAGGCAGCTGATGCTAAGGGAAAGGGCAAGGTCGTGAAGGCACCCATGCCCAAGGCCAAGATTGCTGCAAATGCGGCAAGTGCAAGTCGAGCCACCCCAATGAAGCTCGTAGTTGAGATACCCGTCCGTAAACGCCGAAGAGTACAACCAAAACCCGTAACTGTGGCTACTAAGGGACCCGCCAATTCGAGTGCCAAAGCGTCCGAAGAGGTA CCGAGGCATTCATCCGATCTCATAGAGAGCAGTGACCACCATCTAGCTCTCCAAACAACCGAAGCACCACCCGATATTGATATCCAAGCTGGAGAGCCAAATCAAACGACGAAACCTGCCCCAAGTCTATTGGTCGAAAAAGATCGGTTAGAAGACGAGCCACCTGCGAAGCGCCTCCGTTCGAGCCCCAGTCCGAATATTCCACTGGCGCAGCCTGCTCACATTGAACCCACCATTAGTTCTCCGACTCAGGACAAGGATAATCCATTTGAAATTGGTCTGCGGTCCCAAAGGATAGAAAACCAGCCTTGGGTTGACCTTGATGCGGAAGACGAGAACGACCCGGCGATGGTATCTGAGTATGTCAACGAAATTTTTGGTTACATGAGAGAGCTCGAA GTTCAGACCATGCCCAGCTCCATCTATATGAACTCGCAACCCGAGCTCGAGTGGCATTTACGGGGAATCCTTATGGATTGGCTTATCCAGGTTCACGAAAGGTTCCGACTTCTTCCAGAGACGCTTTTTATTGCTGCGAACCTGATCGACCGATTCCTCTCTATGCGTGTTGTTTCACTCGTCAAACTTCAGCTCGTTGGAATTACGGGTCTGTTTGTGGCGGCCAAATATGAGGAAATCATGGTGCCTACCCTTCAAGACCTCCTTAAAGTGGCCGACTCGGATTATACGGTCGAAGACATTTTGGCCGCCGAAAAGTACTTGTTGCGTACCCTTGGATGGGACATCAGTTACCCAAACCCAATGAGCTTTCTGCGTCGGGTGAATAAAGCAGAGGATTACAATGCCAACACTCGGACATTAGCAAAATTTCTTATCGAGATTAGCGTTGTGGAGGAGCGACTACTCAAATATACACCTAGTATGCTAGCTGCAGCTGGTCTGTGGTTGGCTCGGTTGATCCTGGACAAGCCTGAATGG GACGTGAGCCTCGAACACTACAGTGGCTACACCGAGAACAAACTTGTCCGCTGTGCGAATGTAATGGTTAACTTTCTCCTCCAGCCCATCAAGCACGAGAGCCTGTGGAGGAAGTATTCGAAAAAGAAATATCTAAGATGTGCGATTGTTGCCCGCAAGTGGGCAGAAGTACGGTGGCCCCCAGAAGAGAATTGTTCGGGTATAGATGAAGACAGCGAAGGTTTCGGACTGGTAGATGTAGATCTTGCCGCTGCATTACCTTATTTGCGCGAACAAGCCCTGGCTAGAGCCGAAGCGCAAGACTTATGA
- a CDS encoding methionyl-tRNA synthetase, which yields MVLADTLARYSRLRHPLRHVVFSTGTDEHGLKIQQAAKEKKVSPQELCDQLSSKFKILALNSNISHTRFIRTTDSDHVLAVKRFWKRLVEGGHIYKGTHSGWYSVPDECFYPESQVEEITDSKTGNSYMVSKETGQRVEWSEEENYKFKLSYFRQPLIDWLQSNPQAICPEPYYRFVLDSLINDENATSDLSVSRPRSRLQWGIQVPGDQEHTIYVWLDALANYLTVAGYPDKTIAWPADISVIGKDIIRFHAIYWPAFLLALDLPPPKTLLTHGHWTKDRQKMSKSRGNVADPFLAMGYNEDGTPKPRVVVNPEKNRGELDIGVDGVRWYMLRAGGTFETDSDWSNNQARKHYQRELSGSLGNLLSRITAPKLLARLPEVDKALKPAVVVRDIHPGDARLNRLLDQLPNLVEGYMDRLQIGRVPEAIVECLNEANRHITQLEPWLPTSSTEVVVRAHKYSVETLRIIGILLQPFIPAKADQLLTQLGVSYEDRGWNDTSLWKGDPSVGRTSRLNQQLFPRLRNTV from the exons ATGGTTCTAGCCGACACATTGGCCCGTTACTCACGACTACGGCATCCGCTCCGACACGTGGTATTTAGTACCGGCACGGACGAACATGGCCTCAAGATCCAACAAGCGGCAAAAGAGAAAAAGGTGTCTCCACAAGAATTATGCGACCAGCTTAGTTCAAAATTCAAG ATTCTTGCCCTCAATTCGAATATCAGTCACACGAGGTTTATACGTACGACAGATAGTGACCATGTGTTGGCTGTCAAGAGGTTCTGG AAACGACTAGTCGAAGGGGGGCATATCTACAAAGGGACTCATTCGGGATGGTACTCCGTACCAGACGAGTGTTTCTACCCCGAATCGCAGGTAGAAGAAATCACAGACTCAAAAACGGGGAATAGCTATATG GTTTCGAAAGAGACTGGGCAAAGAGTCGAGTGGTCCGAGGAAGAAAAttacaagttcaaattgagCTATTTTCGTCAGCCTTTGATAGATTGGCTCCAAAGTAACCCACAAG CCATTTGTCCCGAGCCTTATTACCGATTTGTGCTTGATTCGCTGATTAATGATGAGAATGCAACATCGGACCTATCCGTTTCACGTCCACGTTCCCGACTACAATGGGGTATCCAGGTTCCAGGAGATCAGGAGCATACGATCTACGTTTGGCTGGATGCGCTCGCAAACTACCTGACCGTTGCCGGCTACCCTGATAAAACTATCGCATGGCCTGCAGATATCTCTGTAATCGGAAAAGATATCATTCG ATTCCATGCAATCTATTGGCCCGCATTTCTGCTTGCGCTCGACCTTCCTCCTCCAAAGACACTTCTAACCCACGGACACTGGACAAAAGATCGACAAAAAATGAGCAAGTCCCGAGGGAATGTTGCAGATCCGTTCCTCGCAATGGGTTACAACGAAGACGGGACGCCAAAGCCACGAGTAGTGGTAAACCCGGAGAAAAACAGAGGAGAACTTGATATTGGAGTAGATGGAGTTAGGTGGTATATGCTTCGGGCAGGAGGGACGTTTGAAACCGACAGTG ACTGGTCAAATAACCAGGCTCGAAAGCATTACCAGCGTGAGCTTTCGGGGTCTCTGGGAAATCTCCTGTCTCGAATTACCGCACCCAAGCTTCTCGCGCGCCTGCCAGAAGTTGACAAGGCACTCAAACCAGCTGTGGTTGTCCGGGACATTCATCCAGGAGATGCACGCTTGAATCGGCTACTAGATCAACTTCCAAATCTAGTGGAAGGGTACATGGATCGACTTCAGATAGGAAGAGTACCTGAGGCTATCGTTGAGTGTTTGAACGAG GCCAATCGACACATTACTCAATTGGAGCCATGGCTGCCTACATCTAGTACTGAAGTTGTTGTCAGAGCGCACAAGTATAGCGTCGAAACTTTGCGCATAATCGGGATACTACTCCAG CCATTCATTCCTGCGAAGGCGGACCAATTGTTGACTCAATTAGGTGTTTCCTATGAGGATAGGGGGTGGAATGATACATCGTTGTGGAAAGGAGATCCATCGGTTGGGAGGACATCCAGGTTGAATCAGCAGCTCTTCCCCAGGCTCAGAAATACAGTTTGA